One genomic region from Spiroplasma endosymbiont of Polydrusus cervinus encodes:
- a CDS encoding ABC transporter permease, which yields MLLFWQILKGVFKQKAQLTIFIILAALLTLLTTSSWIINARLIDAYSFMGQGTFAYDYLLRFDSKKKKGQNVETITPWYAFSNTYHLITDTDGGQWTLPYVHLGQDGALKALDKNIEMAFTFDSTTKEVTNIVFTDPDKEALNFLNNGLYCFNFQSKAFQTSVIGQLYDQNGLLFAQNNLSLIEKFMDNFTRSDISQNTVNLIIAYLNKKYSGEADKAKLKEVVIDFVNNGVTKWKKDVDLRGEINEIPTKNDIQDRLFNEKLNGDLSFLTKDTSQSLTKINFYYSPTVNNNLEVGYNNNLENAVFSINDFYNQNNKNSNFKNHPYGPYQFIETYYGLVAKATNFSYELREQFAYWDLTSNLKYKIINSQQLLQNNKLKFIKKYASFDPSDPINSVYVTITPQFARSQKLKLGDQLTIGENSNFFVGAIGGDPANIYPTIYDTDVFPDPKKDGIIYVSESIYRGESIVANAEIEENSTLYITHFGTPENKNANMEQFKKYLAGDFWSLNNPSDKNASLQNRDETKLVYLRYSLLGTIIKFYRTITIILCVLFIIILVFTLVILIKKIINQQKIENGILKANGYSGLTISSSYLAHALVVTGIGVPIGWIIGIILQLPIMSVFNSYFVIPVNFSFSIIPFAICLGIIGLVSSLSILTTATRQLIISPLDLLNPNKNIKISKLIYSISNLFHFKKFTTKFKFIMMAVSIKKIGWFFLTFFIASLSLTLATLIPTAINKFSKDYYANLNYNNEYEYTNVIGNMPFTRYEMYDWNGPGASNNAAYPLTKNSLVSDYLYNNNKWLSTRTDINDKNANLYVQQLNNMIIFNFMVGKGASLSIGTLYVMYLRYGENIDIRNQIDTLLCLTMPRAFRKKLVHPTDRNIIDCWTYCAQYATSDVMPNKIRSMWLKSEAAKLQFNFTFGTSTYNAKDEDVYTGYITNIAGTSFILSIYGINANNKTIIFPNKNIKKILDDTKNLDIATDIIPIVVNKAAESKYNLSLNKIITGTTNVKQLQYCDDAAHCVVPQANWSYELPNGFVDDNINPFTLDLTKLAVVNKLRAGFESKTGTIQDYYNIKNFILKLPVNAFKTSEFQNETISMTTGNRLPGLLDVNSPLVNQKVITKEGDYYIIHPFDNKFDKEINEISDLKTGFPTNWYREALRQGLLKIGKITKNFNYQVIGIQNSYDVPKAYVNQVLANKILGFNTDNGPLYNNENDNPLLWFNGKFSKYPDQVDQTKRFNLSSPDGSYSMNDFMNGQLSDGIGTTDYLIIKSQVIAKFAWISSILSIIFVVITIITAVIIVYIMTESFVNSFLKFMAVMKALGYSNHEINNLTLGIFTPFAALAWILGVGIMWLILWLGVYGFIAIAKVIIPFGFPWITIPITFFLMIAIYLVTYCISTYKINHMSIQEQINANEI from the coding sequence ATGTTGCTGTTTTGACAAATATTAAAAGGTGTGTTTAAGCAAAAAGCACAACTAACTATTTTCATAATATTGGCTGCGCTTTTAACATTGTTAACAACTTCTTCGTGAATTATTAATGCACGTTTAATTGATGCATATTCATTCATGGGGCAAGGAACTTTTGCTTATGATTATTTATTGAGGTTTGATAGTAAAAAGAAAAAAGGACAGAATGTTGAAACAATTACACCGTGATATGCTTTTAGTAATACTTATCATTTAATTACTGATACTGATGGTGGACAATGAACATTACCTTATGTTCATTTGGGCCAAGATGGGGCTTTAAAAGCCTTGGACAAGAATATTGAAATGGCATTTACTTTTGATTCAACAACAAAAGAAGTTACTAATATTGTTTTTACTGACCCTGATAAGGAGGCCCTAAATTTTTTAAATAATGGATTGTATTGTTTTAACTTTCAAAGTAAAGCGTTTCAAACATCTGTAATAGGGCAATTGTATGATCAAAATGGATTACTTTTTGCACAAAATAATTTAAGTTTAATTGAAAAATTTATGGATAATTTTACTCGTAGTGATATTTCACAAAATACTGTTAATTTAATTATTGCATATTTGAATAAGAAATACTCTGGGGAAGCAGATAAGGCAAAATTAAAAGAGGTCGTGATTGATTTTGTTAATAATGGGGTAACAAAATGGAAAAAAGATGTTGATTTGCGGGGAGAAATTAATGAAATTCCGACAAAAAATGATATTCAGGATCGCTTATTTAATGAAAAATTAAATGGGGATTTAAGTTTTTTAACCAAAGACACATCACAATCTTTAACAAAAATTAATTTTTATTATTCACCAACTGTTAATAATAATCTTGAAGTTGGTTATAATAATAATCTTGAAAATGCCGTTTTTAGTATTAATGATTTTTATAATCAAAATAATAAAAATAGTAATTTTAAGAATCACCCATATGGGCCTTATCAATTTATAGAAACTTACTATGGTTTAGTTGCAAAAGCTACAAATTTTTCATATGAATTACGTGAGCAATTTGCGTATTGAGACTTAACATCAAATTTAAAATATAAAATTATTAATTCCCAACAGTTGTTACAAAATAATAAGTTAAAGTTTATTAAAAAATATGCTTCATTTGATCCAAGTGATCCAATTAATTCGGTTTATGTTACTATTACGCCTCAATTTGCGCGTAGCCAAAAATTAAAATTAGGAGATCAACTAACAATTGGTGAAAATTCTAATTTCTTTGTGGGTGCGATTGGTGGAGATCCAGCTAATATTTATCCGACAATTTATGATACTGATGTTTTCCCAGACCCAAAAAAAGATGGGATTATTTATGTTTCAGAAAGTATTTATCGTGGTGAATCAATTGTTGCAAATGCAGAAATTGAAGAAAATTCAACATTATATATTACTCATTTTGGAACACCCGAAAATAAGAATGCCAATATGGAGCAGTTTAAAAAATATTTAGCTGGTGATTTTTGAAGTTTAAATAACCCAAGTGATAAAAATGCTTCCTTGCAAAATCGTGATGAAACAAAATTAGTTTATTTGCGTTATTCTTTATTAGGAACAATAATTAAGTTTTATCGTACCATTACAATTATCTTATGTGTTCTGTTCATAATTATTTTAGTCTTTACATTAGTAATTTTAATTAAAAAAATTATTAATCAACAAAAAATTGAGAATGGGATTTTAAAAGCAAATGGTTATAGTGGATTAACAATTTCTAGTTCTTATTTAGCCCATGCTCTTGTGGTAACTGGTATTGGTGTCCCGATTGGATGGATTATTGGGATTATTTTACAATTACCTATTATGAGTGTATTTAATAGTTACTTTGTTATTCCGGTTAACTTTTCATTTTCAATTATTCCATTTGCAATTTGTTTAGGAATTATTGGTCTTGTAAGTAGTTTGTCAATTTTAACAACTGCAACTCGCCAGTTAATAATCAGTCCGTTAGACTTATTGAATCCAAATAAAAATATTAAAATTTCAAAATTAATTTATTCAATTAGTAATCTTTTCCATTTTAAAAAATTTACAACAAAATTCAAGTTTATTATGATGGCTGTTTCAATTAAAAAAATTGGCTGATTTTTCTTAACATTTTTTATTGCTAGTTTATCCTTAACATTAGCAACGTTAATTCCCACTGCTATTAATAAGTTTAGTAAAGATTATTATGCTAATTTAAATTATAATAATGAATACGAATATACTAATGTTATTGGTAATATGCCATTTACACGTTATGAAATGTATGATTGAAATGGACCAGGGGCTTCAAATAATGCCGCGTATCCATTAACTAAAAATTCATTAGTCAGTGATTATTTATATAATAATAACAAGTGATTATCAACAAGGACTGATATTAATGATAAAAATGCTAATTTATATGTGCAACAATTAAATAATATGATTATTTTTAATTTTATGGTTGGCAAAGGGGCAAGTTTATCAATTGGAACACTCTATGTTATGTATCTTCGTTATGGTGAAAATATTGATATTCGAAATCAAATTGATACTTTATTATGTTTAACAATGCCCCGCGCTTTTAGAAAAAAACTAGTTCATCCAACTGACCGGAATATTATTGACTGTTGAACTTATTGTGCTCAATATGCAACAAGTGATGTTATGCCAAATAAGATTCGTTCAATGTGGTTAAAAAGTGAGGCAGCTAAATTGCAGTTTAATTTTACCTTTGGGACTTCAACCTATAATGCTAAAGATGAAGATGTTTATACTGGATATATAACAAATATTGCTGGGACAAGTTTCATTCTTTCAATATATGGGATTAATGCAAATAATAAAACGATTATTTTCCCAAATAAAAATATTAAAAAAATATTAGACGATACTAAAAACTTAGATATTGCAACAGATATCATTCCTATTGTCGTTAATAAAGCGGCAGAAAGTAAATATAATTTATCATTGAATAAAATAATTACTGGTACAACTAATGTTAAACAATTACAATATTGTGATGATGCAGCTCATTGTGTTGTGCCGCAAGCAAATTGATCATATGAGTTACCAAATGGTTTTGTTGATGATAATATTAATCCATTTACCCTTGATTTAACAAAATTAGCGGTTGTTAATAAGCTTCGGGCTGGTTTTGAAAGCAAAACAGGAACAATTCAAGACTATTACAATATTAAGAATTTTATTTTAAAATTACCAGTTAATGCTTTTAAAACAAGTGAATTTCAAAATGAAACAATTTCAATGACAACGGGGAATCGTTTGCCGGGATTATTAGATGTTAATAGTCCACTTGTTAATCAAAAAGTAATTACAAAAGAAGGAGACTATTATATTATTCATCCATTTGATAATAAATTTGATAAGGAAATTAATGAAATTAGTGATTTAAAAACGGGGTTCCCGACTAATTGATATCGCGAAGCTTTACGACAAGGATTATTAAAAATTGGGAAAATTACTAAAAATTTTAATTACCAGGTTATTGGAATTCAAAATTCTTATGATGTGCCAAAAGCATATGTAAACCAAGTTTTAGCGAATAAAATTCTTGGTTTTAATACAGACAATGGTCCATTATACAATAATGAAAATGATAATCCATTGTTGTGATTTAATGGTAAATTTAGTAAATATCCCGATCAAGTTGATCAAACAAAACGTTTTAATCTTTCTTCACCAGATGGGTCATATTCAATGAATGATTTTATGAATGGTCAGTTAAGCGATGGGATTGGAACAACAGATTATTTAATTATCAAATCTCAAGTTATTGCCAAATTTGCTTGAATTTCAAGTATCTTATCAATCATCTTTGTTGTTATTACTATTATAACTGCTGTTATTATTGTATATATTATGACAGAATCGTTTGTTAATTCATTCTTGAAATTTATGGCGGTAATGAAAGCGTTAGGATATTCAAATCATGAAATTAATAATTTAACATTAGGAATATTTACGCCATTTGCTGCGCTAGCATGGATATTAGGTGTTGGAATTATGTGGTTAATATTGTGATTAGGAGTTTATGGCTTTATTGCAATTGCTAAAGTAATTATTCCGTTTGGATTCCCATGAATTACAATTCCGATTACGTTCTTTTTAATGATAGCAATTTATTTAGTAACTTATTGCATTTCAACGTATAAAATTAATCATATGAGTATTCAAGAGCAAATTAATGCAAATGAAATATAA
- a CDS encoding 2-oxo acid dehydrogenase subunit E2 encodes MLPLIHIQPAHVKKDSGEEDKEKEHSEHSKTHATVHSYVASHIKKDINEDIKSSEHSVLSHHKTKESSQSLEADQVKLNQQAIIWAKEIMESKRNIAHGFIDIEVDISELVILLLIMCEAYSQNEIVLTLLIFYVKAVYDGLKKFPILNASFISKDHALLLKLFYNIVFNVDSATTVKMPFLYDLKNYSIKEIASKLTKLIKKTINNELEETDYRDASFSIINYGEYGIIRGTFIIPEDNVAGIAMGIIFKKPVVVEKNDIAIRNIMVIILGYNEAVIGYYRSK; translated from the coding sequence ATGTTGCCACTCATTCACATACAACCAGCACACGTTAAAAAAGATAGTGGTGAAGAAGACAAAGAGAAGGAACATAGTGAACATTCAAAAACGCATGCAACAGTTCATTCGTATGTAGCATCCCATATTAAAAAAGATATTAACGAAGATATCAAATCAAGTGAACATTCTGTTTTATCACATCATAAAACAAAAGAGAGTTCACAAAGTTTAGAAGCTGACCAAGTTAAATTAAATCAACAAGCAATTATTTGGGCAAAAGAAATTATGGAAAGTAAACGAAATATTGCGCATGGTTTTATTGATATTGAAGTTGATATTAGTGAATTAGTTATTTTATTATTAATTATGTGTGAAGCATATTCACAAAATGAAATTGTATTAACATTGTTAATTTTTTATGTTAAAGCGGTTTACGATGGATTAAAAAAATTTCCTATTCTAAATGCATCTTTTATTAGTAAAGATCATGCCCTTTTATTGAAATTATTTTATAATATTGTTTTTAATGTGGATAGTGCTACTACTGTGAAAATGCCATTTTTATATGATTTGAAAAATTATTCCATTAAAGAAATTGCTTCAAAATTAACAAAATTAATAAAGAAAACTATTAATAATGAATTAGAAGAAACAGACTATCGCGATGCCTCATTTTCAATTATAAATTATGGTGAATATGGGATAATACGGGGAACATTTATCATTCCAGAGGATAATGTTGCTGGAATTGCCATGGGAATTATTTTTAAAAAACCAGTTGTTGTTGAAAAGAATGATATTGCAATTCGCAATATTATGGTTATTATACTAGGCTACAATGAAGCTGTAATTGGATATTACAGAAGCAAGTAA
- a CDS encoding 3'-5' exoribonuclease YhaM family protein, translating to MNIKDLTKEVNNVELNVIADKVTQGTASNGSTYLSITLKDRTGIIEARLWDARPSDLECWAKGNCYKVNINIIEYRKVLQAKINSYDVIDNESINLDDFIEVAPLSLDKMYKEIMKTVKKMKTPEYREIMTLILAKYGEQFKIWPAAIRNHHEIKSGLIWHSLTMLQMAKNVVDVYQDRLIDAELLYCGVILHDLGKVIEITSGATNDFSFEGKLLGHISIMANELNHLAQSNKLNSEKIVLLEHMILASHGRLEYGSPVEPHILEAEILSFLDNLDARIYRIDKELSKTLLNEQTQRLLSVEGRWFLKHFEK from the coding sequence ATGAATATTAAAGATTTAACGAAAGAAGTTAATAATGTGGAATTAAATGTGATTGCTGATAAAGTAACACAAGGAACAGCTTCCAATGGAAGCACTTATTTATCAATAACATTAAAAGATCGCACAGGGATAATTGAAGCAAGATTATGAGATGCCCGCCCAAGTGACCTTGAATGTTGAGCGAAAGGTAATTGTTATAAAGTAAATATTAATATTATTGAATATCGCAAAGTTTTACAAGCAAAAATTAATAGTTATGATGTCATTGATAATGAAAGTATTAATTTGGATGATTTTATTGAAGTGGCACCACTTTCACTGGATAAAATGTATAAAGAAATTATGAAAACCGTAAAAAAAATGAAAACACCAGAATACCGTGAAATTATGACCTTAATTTTAGCCAAATATGGGGAACAATTTAAAATTTGACCAGCGGCAATTCGTAATCATCATGAAATAAAATCGGGTTTAATCTGACATAGTTTAACAATGCTACAAATGGCAAAAAATGTTGTCGATGTTTATCAAGATCGTTTAATTGATGCCGAATTATTATATTGTGGCGTTATTTTACATGATCTGGGTAAAGTTATTGAAATTACAAGTGGGGCAACAAATGATTTTTCGTTTGAAGGGAAATTGCTTGGTCATATTTCAATTATGGCCAATGAATTAAACCATCTTGCCCAAAGTAATAAATTAAATTCAGAAAAGATTGTTTTGTTAGAACATATGATTTTAGCTAGTCATGGACGGTTAGAATATGGTTCCCCAGTTGAACCACACATATTGGAAGCTGAAATTTTATCATTTTTAGATAATTTAGATGCGCGAATTTACCGAATTGATAAAGAATTATCAAAAACGTTACTTAATGAACAAACACAACGGCTATTATCAGTTGAAGGACGCTGATTCTTAAAACATTTTGAAAAATAA